The Panthera leo isolate Ple1 chromosome A3, P.leo_Ple1_pat1.1, whole genome shotgun sequence genome contains the following window.
GAAAACAGGAGTCAACTTCTCAGATTCTTGGTGATTCCATCTGGAGATTGAAACTGGGTTAAAACATGCCAGGGGTCTGGAGCCCATTGAAGGTACCCAAGTGACACTTGCTATTACCATCATTACCATTTATCATCACTAATGTTCCCTCTCCTTGGGCAGAGCCAAGGCTCTCCTTGATTCTGTTATTCACTTCTGCGCCTCCCACATCCACTGAAGCTACTGGCTCAatgaacattcaataaatgttctttttttttaaatgttgaattacAAAACATCTCCATAAAATCATCAGCAAAAGTACAAGTATACTGATAAAGTAAAATGAGATCGTTCTAAGCATCTATATGGCTTTTCTAAAAAGATGATGAAGGTAGCAGGTTAACATGACCATGACATCCTGGCTGTTTTTTCAATCTTTTCAACAACTGGACCATGACTCAAAAGAAGAGACCCCAAGCTCCAAGGCTTGGGCACATTTTACAGCTGGGACTCAGCtactatttaatttcttaaaaaaaaaaaatgctcccttTGGTTAGGGTgaagtttgctttgttttatgtAACTGAAAGCAAACAGACACCAGCTGGTTTTCCTGGAGAGGACCCAGGACGGCAAGCATGGACGCTGGTTCCCATTCACTCCAGGCTAGAGGCCCCCAAACCAGCCTCGAGAGGCAGGCGTTTACGTGACCTTAAATCTCCAGGCTTCACCATTTAGTGACTCAGTCAATCCTGGCCATGCAGTCTCGGGCACCACTTTCTCCATGGAGAGCTTGCTCCTTGTCAATAATCATGTGATAAAATTGTAAGAGAGAAGTGGAAGGCTGTGGGGCAGTAgttagagaatgagagaatgcCATAGAGCTATCTGTCCCGGTGTACTTAATGTTAATTACATGTGTTTTTCATGCACACAGACTCTTCAGAAGGGAAAGGTGGGCAAGGTTTATGGAGTTTTATATATTCCGTGCTCCCCCCACATATTCCGGGCCAAGCAAGGCATTAGCATTTTCCTAATGTTCTTGCTCTAGATCCACTTAATTCCATttgcaaggtggggggggggggcatgttgTGTGCCTTCAGgtgatgtagaaactgaggccgGGTTCTTGGGGTCTTCACTACGGGGTAagtgagttgcccaaggtcacagagctggtttGCAAGAACAAATTGATACTAAGATGCCCCTCATCTGCCAACGCCACGGGCAGTGATTCTTGATCAGGGAGATTTTGTCCCCAAGGGAACACGTGGCAATGTGTGGGGATGGTTATGATTGTCACAGTCTGGAGGGATGGGGGAGCgctactggcatctggtgggtagaggccagagacgCTGCTGAACTTCCTGCAATGCTCAAGACGGTCTCCGCTCCACCACGACAGCACAGAATTACCCACAATGTCAAGTGAAGAGAGTTAGAAACTCTGCAAGGTCAATAGAGAAAGTGATGGGGTGGGGAGCCTCTCTGActcctctgtgtgtgcacacacacgtgcatgtgtgtgtgtttgtgtgtgggggtgtgttaaaaagaaatactaggggtgcctggctggcaccAGTTGGTAGAGCCAGTGACTCTTGATcgtggggttgtaagtttgagccccacattgtatgtagagattacttaatatctttagagagagagagagaaagagagagagagagagaaatactagATCAGAGGCCAGAAGGGAGCATTAGAAGTATGCTAAGCTCTTGCTACTCAAAATGTTGTCCCTGGACCACCTCAGCTGGGagcatgttagaaatgcagactcttggggggcctgggtggctcagttggttaagcgtctgacttcggcccaggtcacgatctcagtttgtgggttcgagccctgcgtcgggctctgtgctgacagcttggagcctggagcctgcttcggattctgtgtctccctctctctctgcccctccccagctcatgctcgcactctgtctctgtcaaaaataaataaacttaaaaaaaagaaatgcagactctcaggccccactccagactTAATTGAGTCAGAACCTCCCTTTTAACAACGTCCCAGCTGATTTATGGGCTCATTAAAGTTGAGAAAGGAAAGTTCTGGTTCACCCCAGGCTAGACAGCCCTCAATCCCATCCCGAGAGATGTGCATTTATCTCGGCCTCACACCTCACCAAGGGCCAGTCCCAGAATCCCCATCACCCTGGCTAGGGGTTCAGGGCCTGCCGTCATTCTCCCCCACATCTGACCTGTGCCCCTTCCTTTGATTTTCACGCGATCCCTAGTGTTGGAGAAGAGCACATCTGGGCCAGCTTATTATAacctttcccatttttctccatgcctcccccactccccacaggcCTACATCCTGTTGGGACAGTTCCTTCTGATGCACAAGAATGAAGCCGAGTTTCAGAAGTGGCTCATTTGCTGTTGCGGCGCCACCGAGTATGAGGCCCAGGAGAGTTCTAACTGTCTGAAGGAGTGGTGTTCCTGCTTCCTGTGAACACACATCCCCTTGCTCTGATGCCTGGGTAAACAACATGTTCTGAACTGATACCCAGGCTTGGGgtcattattttttgttcttttttgttagtttttactttagagagagagcgcaagtaggggacaggggcagagggagagagagaatcctaagcaggctccctgctcaacgcagagcctgatgtggggctcgatcccacgacctgatcatgacctgagccaaaattgagagttgatgctcaaccagctgagccacccaggtgccctacttttgtttttaactttaaggATACACAGTCATTATACCAAGCAGTACaagaatatataaaagagaaCAAACGAAAGACAAGTGATCCTCAAATTGACCACCTAAAAACAATGTTCATTCACCTTACATGAATATCATACCAAATATTTCAGCATATGGATTATTTTAGAATAGGTTACTTTAAGTTTGAAGCCAGTGTATTGATTATCTATTGCTACACAGCAGAGGAACCCAAAGCATAGCAGCTTAAAACAAGCCATTTTATCTCACGCAGTTGTTTGGCTGGATGTTTCTGTCTCTGGGTCTTCCATGAGGGTGAAAACCGTCAGCTGGGCTGCAGTCAACTGAGGGCTTGACTGAGGCTGGAGAATCCACTTCTAAGATGTTGTACTCATGTGGCTGTCAACTGGAGTCCTCAGTTGCTCTTTAAATAGGCCTCTCTATGGGGCTACTCATGGAGTGGCATCTAACTTCCTCCAAAGCAGCTGACTCAAGAGGGAGTAAGAGGGCAAGCAGGAAGTGCAATGCCTTTTATGACCTTGTCTCTGATTCACACTATGTCACTTCTGtcttattctatttttagaagCAAGTCATTAAGTCCTCAAGAGAAGAGAATTAAACTTTCTTGAAACACCAGCTAATATGCAGacatatttttaagaacattGTAGTCCGATttctgaggtataatttatattcagGAAAACTTGCCCTTTTTAGGTGTGTAGTTCTGTGACTTTTGACAAATGCGTTGTCCCCAAACCACTACCAGAATAAAGATGGAGAGcactttcatcaccccaaagagtTCCCTGGTACCTCCCCATAGTCATCCCTgtggccctccccagcccctgccaacaAATGATCTGGTTTTTGTCCTCATAGTTTTGACATTTCCAGAAAGCCAAATAAATGTAATCACATAATATGTACCTTttgtgtgactggcttctttcacttggaatAATTCAGTTGAGATGAACCCATTAAACAGGCCttttaaattcaagaaaatgttGGCAGATGGTATTGGAGCCTGGCCCCATATGCTGTTGGCATTCACTGTTCTAGTACGGTCCAGTAACTTCCTTCAGTAAGCACCTGAGTACCCTTTGCCAGAGGGTATCTCTAGCTGCAGGAGTAGGGTCTACCCAtgcacagggcagggagggagtgcCAGGGAGTTAACACCCACTCATGGGTGGAAGCGGCAGTTAAATGCCTCGGCTTCCTTGCCCTTTGGATGGGACAGCTCTGAGGTGGTATCCCCCAGCTCCCCAGTGGGACTCAGCCAGTTGCTCACAGCGGCCCCCTGCCCTTTAACACCTCtggcatttgctttcttttcttccctataTTGCTTTCCCACTCTACTGCCGGGGTTCCTTGGGATCACCcctcatgaaatatttaaattttagtatcaGTCTTCTTCTGGAAGAACCCAACTTAAGACAAAAGTGctagaatttaattttacttggacagaagaaaaaaaatggaactgaaagaattcttgaaccgcactgcatttttttcttcattactaGACATCATCATTTCTAAATCAATTTCTTCTGAGCATAAAGAATAATATGGGGGAAACAGTAACAGGGAGGTTAGTatcattaagtttattttaaactttaattttctatGTTAGATGGTgtgaattctcattaaaaaagtaataaaagtaaaaagaaattagcactcttatttcttccctctcatttttaaaaataggttttagtattatttttaacttgtcaAGGTCTATAGCATTTACATTCTTCCCATAAGCATAATCCCTGCAGTTGCTTAGTCTTAGTTGTATATTTAAGAGGTTATAAATCCTTGTtggtataattattttaagaattataacttttggagcacctggttggctcagtcagtttagcatccaacccttgaccttggctcaggtcatgatctcacagtttgtatgaTTGATGATCGcatcatgttctgtgctgacagcctgcttgggattctctctctccctctctctctgtccctcatctgcttgctctctctctctctcaaaataaaaattaaaaaaaaactttaaaaatcataactTTGTCACTCCTGAATTCTTTGTTCTGAAACATCTCTCTGTTGGTTGAGTTGGATGATTATATTAGTCAGAAGAGGTTAGAttatgctgctgtaacaaacaatCCCCCAAAGCTCAGTGATTTAGTCAACAAATCTTGATTATTCTTTTAGGCTTCATATCCAGTATATGCCATAACAAGGGCTCTGTCTGTTATAATCACTATAAGAGTTAGGTAGATGGAGATTCTCTTTCAATACATGCTTCCATGAGTATCACAGCATCGGGAAGGTACCATGGTGGATTACACACTGTATTTCATATCCTCTACCCAGTGTGATCTATTCCACTTATGTTCACATTTCATTGGTCAAAACAAATCACATGGTCATACCTAACTCCAAAGGGTCATGGACTCTTCTGAACTCAGGAGCAGATTTGGTGACAGCACTAATCAAGACCACAGTCATCAGTTGGGTTCAATACTTTTTCCGTGGGTGCCTCACAGGTGTTAAATTTCCTAAGTTCATAATATGATTGGGATATTTCCACTGAGGTCTGTTTAGCTCTTTCTAGCTCTGCTTCTCTAGCTATCCCCAAGAAGAGGTCAAGAAGAATTCCAGGTGAGCCAGCTGGCTGGCCCAAAGACTTAAACAACTCCATCTTGGagtgcatgggtggttcagttggctaagtacccaagtcttgatttcagctcagatcatgatctcggtttgtgagatcgagtcctgcaccaggctctgagctgacatcatagagtctgcttgggattgtctctctccctctctctctgcccctcctccctctctcaaaaataaataaataaacatttaaataaataaataaatatcttcctCTTCTAAGACCTCAGGTTCTGACTATCCAGAGCCCTTCCCTTACTCCCTCTTGCACAGCCCACCATTGGATTAATTCTCTACTAAAATAGTCATGGGATTTAGAAGTCACTCATTTTCTAAGACAAGAGCTGGGTGGCTCtagggaaaggaaaatgggaagtAGTCTTGTCCTTCATTCTATTTTCACACACTTCCCATATTGCTGAAATTTGTCCCTTTAATCAGGTTGATGTCTGGGATCATGTAGGAGAATTAGGGAGCTGAGAAACCTGAGGAGATGGTCTTCCAAGACTAAGCAGCCTCTACAAAGGGACCCTAGCACAGATATTGAAATTCAGAGTAGTTGTTCTCTGTGTAATGTAACTGGAGGGACACTGAGGATGAACCCTGCTCCCCACAATTTTCTCTACAGCCACTCATTCCCTTGTGTTGATTTTAGTCTTTCTCACAGATAAAATTACTGCCTTCAATTCTTCACTTCTCTCTGCAATTTTCCACCTTTGTCAGATGATTTTACGGTGCCTCTCACTAGAGGCAAAGTAACTCCCAGACTCTTGACTTagacttggccatgtgacttactCTGGCCAATGGTATGAGTCTGGAATGACAGCATGCCAGTTCTGAGATTCACTGTGCATGTCCACGTGCTCTCGCATGCCTCTGTCAACACCAAGAGAAGAGCTATCTCCTTGGATAACTGCTGCCTGCATCCTAGAATGAACCCCAGTGAAGCTGATCTGAGCCCAACTTGCAGCGAGGACCTGAGGCCAGCCAGACCTCCAGCTTGATGCAAAGCTGCCCATCAGAACCCACCCTGGATCAGCCAACCCTTAGCCAACTCAAGTGTGTGAGCGAAAATAAAGGATTGCTGTTCAAAGCCACTAATATTTGAGAAAGTTTGCTATGCAGAAGTATCTAACTGATACATTCCTTCCAGTCTAATGTGTCCTTACCCTGCCAAAGGGTGCTTTAGATGGAGTCCAGGGTGGGCAAAAGAATATTGCCTCTGAAGACAGCCAGACATGGGTgtgaattccagctctgccaatCAGCACCTTATCCTGGGtgagctacttaacctctctgagccttggtttcttcatctgtaaaataagggcaGGAAGGTAATTACCTTGCTTCAAAGGCTGGATTAATTGAAATAGTGTAGGTTAGGTACATGGTTCTTAATAGAAGCTCTGGCTCTGTTCTTAGGGTTCTCCTCTGAGTCTGATGTTCTGAGTGCTTGGTCATTATGATACTTGGGACAGAATTCATAGCTATGAGGTGGGAGGGAGCCCAGCTACCAGCTTATCTAATTCTGTTCCAGTAGACAAGTACAGGACACTGTATACCATACACTCTTTAGGGACCACACACTCTTTAATGAGTGGGTAAGAAAGGACAAATCAGATTATTTCAGATTTTGACTGCAATCTTATAGGGTCACATCAGCCCACTGATCCCCAAAGGCATGTTCAAGGACACTCAAGAGAGGTGAGCATGCGTGTATGTCCTCAGCCACGTCAAAGGCTCATCTTCTACTTGGCAGGACAGTTGTTCCAAAGATTTGGGAGAAGATTCGTACCTAAGAACATTTACCAATTATGATGGATTTGACCAGCATCTTAAACAGAAGCCAAACCATCTGCAAGGAAGAGGGGTCAGATATTGACTCTTGTCCCCAAATCCGTAATCTGAGGGTATCTGTGAATCAATAAATGATTTCAGTTAGTATTTGCAGAGCGTCTAAGGCTCTGAGCATGGTTAGGTGCTGAGGAAAGGCCAAGGGAATAAGCACAAGTTTCTCTGGCTTCAAGTAGCTTACAGCTTAACAAGAGATGATtaagagaagggggagaaaacagCTAAGGTGTTAGCAGGTATATCTTAGCTTGCGCCATCCCGGAAGTATCCCCTGATACAAGGGTCTTAGGGAAAGTAGTGTGTTCACGAATTTTCCCAGGAAATGTCAGTAGGGCAGTGGGCAGTGtggcaggaaggggaaagaagccAAGAAAGGTGCTCCATCTCTAGCACTGTGGACAATGGGACCTCAGTCCTGCCCGGGAGCCAGCATAGGACATACATTCAGTCACCCCACCCTGGGGTAGCTAAACACCTGCTCCTATTAGCCATTTGTTGAGGACTGCTCCTGCAGGAAGTTAATCTCTCAGCTCTTGAACCTCCCATGTGGGGAAAGTGAACCTCATGAGAAGGAGGTCAGGCAGAGATGCAGGCACTGGCAGCTGGAAGCTGGGCCACTGTGTGCACTGAAGTGGTGAAGGTGAGGGCACACAGGGAGCAGGGCACCCGTAGCTTCTGCTAGGTGGTGGAGTAGGACAGGCCTGACTTTGAAAACAGAATCCATCCCTCACCACCCCTTGGAAGTCCTTTGGAAAGTCACCCTGTCAACCTAGctacccatctgtaaaatgatgataataatagtatctactcaAGCACCAGGAAGATCAACATTCCTGGCACCTGATTAGAGCTTCATGCATGGTGGCTCTAAAAACCTAAGGTTTAAAATGTGCAGCACTGACTGTGTGTGgacaaaggagaggaagggatggATGAGAGTAGTCAGGGAAGTCTTCcaggaagaggtgacatttgagctttAGTGTTAAAGGGGGAGGTCCGGATTGAATAAGCTATGGACAGGGAAGGCGGTGGGGAGTGTGCAGGGGGAAgaaggtgagggagaaagagctATGAGGGGAAACACAAACCCAACTGGCCCAGACAGAGTGAGTTGTGGTAACCTGTAGAGTCACTGCAGGCTCTCTGTCCTAGGAAAGTTAGTGCTCAGCAGCAGCCATTGGGGACTGGAACCCATTGGTGCTTAACTCAGAATAGGGCAGCCCTGCTCCCTGCACCTGAGAAAGATCCTGTAGTAACTGGTTACTACAACCAACAACACTTTACTTTTCCTCATATCCACACCCTTTACACAACTTTGCAGCTCCTCCTGCCAAGAGgcagtctccctcccttcctattGGATCTGGACTAACctcatgacttgctttggccaaaagAATATGGCGGATGTGACACCGTGACAGTCGTGAGCCTAGGtttctgcttgctctcttttATGCCTGCGACGACCATGCGAACAAGCCTGTGCTAGCTTGCTAGAGGATGAGACACACATGGCCCAGCTGTCTCCATTGCCTCGGCCAACAGCTGGCCAAGAGCCAGCCATAGGAGTGAGGCCATCCTGGACCAGCCAACCCATCAGCTGACCTCAGATCCATGAGTGAGTCCAGCTGAGATTGGCCATGCCTGGCCCAGAGCTGGAAAAGCACCTAACTACCCCACAAACTCATATAAATAAAccctattgttttaagccactatgttttgTGTATGCAGCTATAGCTAACTGCTAGAATTCCC
Protein-coding sequences here:
- the BANF2 gene encoding barrier-to-autointegration factor-like protein, which gives rise to MNHMSPRLRAFLSEPIGEKDVAWVDGISHELAINLVTKGFNKAYILLGQFLLMHKNEAEFQKWLICCCGATEYEAQESSNCLKEWCSCFL